The region AATGACCCGCCAAGGCCACCCAGGTAAATAACCCCATTTTTCACTGTCCTTGCATGACTAAACAGCCTCAGTCCCAGCACGCCAATCACTTCAAACACTGCCGCCAATAATATATACATCCAACCCATTAGTTTGTTACTCCTTCTGTTTGTTGTTCATCGGAAAGTTTTAAGCCAACGACACCGGCAACGATAACTATCATAAACAAGATTTTTCCAGTGGTTAACTGTCGGTCAAAGAGAAATACATCCATCAGTGCTGTTCCAACTGTACCTGCAGCAGCAAAAATAGCGTATACCGTACCTGTAGGGAGATTTTCACACGCCTTGGCAAGAAAGTGCAGATCAAATGGAATTACACACAAGATTAATACCCAGTGCCACCACTCGGATGCAGTGTTAAATCCATACACCCACACTAATTCAAACAAACTTGTTAATACAACATATATCCATGATTTATTCAACATGTTCACTCCATTCATGACTGACAATCAGTCACTATAAACTTAAAAAACACTAGTCACGCAGACCCAGCGCATATTCTGCAAACATTAATACAGCTTTCTTTTTCATATCAATGGTTTCATCGTCCATTTGTGAATACAAAAAGCATTGTTCTGCGGTTGATTCAATCAATCCAATGAGTACTTCTGCGGTTCGCTGAATATCAAATGCTTCCCGAATTGCTCCATCCGCTTTAGCCTGCATTAAAAAGTCACGCATCCACCAATAATATGGTTCATATATGGCTTCCCATTCCTTCAGATAATCTGTTGCTGCCAGCCCGGAATAGATCAAAGCA is a window of Lentibacillus daqui DNA encoding:
- a CDS encoding DMT family transporter, which encodes MLNKSWIYVVLTSLFELVWVYGFNTASEWWHWVLILCVIPFDLHFLAKACENLPTGTVYAIFAAAGTVGTALMDVFLFDRQLTTGKILFMIVIVAGVVGLKLSDEQQTEGVTN